One Pocillopora verrucosa isolate sample1 chromosome 10, ASM3666991v2, whole genome shotgun sequence genomic window carries:
- the LOC136283958 gene encoding adenosine receptor A3-like, translated as MEPFSSASQCIPWLVVLITECLAIVILNIITIAVFVKKKRQLQRRSTYLIIHLAIVDLLVGAVSGPLQIEIKMEWLCPLWNYRRKTLWSHRLSFLFLHLFYFTSLTNLIAISLERLHATFCPFRHHFVRKWVYRAIIIVIWLIPIVREVAQIFLWEIGYFEVINAYLYLPFYAVSLFVICVSYILIVIKVRCSRHPQFHSRSKRERKLTGTALIVSLVSLLCLLPGTMYVACIHLSSSCFMMYFHIKMAVVVLFLANSLVNPIIYALRMPGFREGLLKLVYRVPDLPRIALANLPLRNLWRA; from the coding sequence ATGGAGCCTTTCTCCTCAGCTTCTCAGTGTATTCCATGGCTTGTGGTCCTCATCACCGAATGTCTGGCCATTGTCATCCTTAATATCATCACCATTGCTGTTTTTGTGAAGAAGAAGCGTCAGCTTCAGCGGCGGAGTACATATTTGATCATCCATCTGGCGATAGTCGATCTCTTGGTGGGCGCAGTCTCTGGGCCGCTgcagattgaaataaaaatggagtGGCTCTGTCCTCTATGGAATTACAGACGAAAGACTCTTTGGTCTCAtcgtttatcttttttatttctacatTTATTCTATTTCACTTCCCTTACAAATCTTATTGCCATCTCCTTAGAACGGCTACAcgcaacattttgtccattcagGCATCACTTTGTGAGGAAATGGGTCTATagagccataattattgtcatttggttAATACCTATTGTTAGAGAAGTCGCCCAAATTTTCTTATGGGAAATTGGTTATTTCGAGGTAATTAATGCTTACTTGTATCTCCCATTTTATGCAGTTTCTCTATTCGTTATCTGTGTATCTTACATCCTCATTGTTATCAAAGTGCGATGTAGTCGTCATCCCCAATTCCATTCTAGgtccaaaagagaaagaaaactgacgggtACTGCGCTTATCGTCTCACTAGTATCTTTACTTTGTCTTCTACCAGGGACAATGTATGTAGCATGTATTCACCTTTCCTCTTCTTGTTTTATGATGTATTTTCATATTAAGATGGCTGTGGTAGTTCTATTCTTAGCTAATtcacttgtaaatcctataatttacgctCTTCGGATGCCAGGATTCAGAGAAGGCTTATTAAAGCTAGTTTACAGGGTCCCAGACCTTCCTCGTATCGCCCTAGCAAACCTGCCACTTCGCAACCTTTGGAGAGCGTAG